Proteins encoded by one window of Enterococcus faecalis:
- the trpX gene encoding tryptophan ABC transporter substrate-binding protein, whose translation MKNKRLTFVVSLLAIYLIGAFFVNQKVTNSKKETVTVGVLQFVSHPALDEIYKGVEEGLKENGYDKGKNLEIIFQNGQADQSKLAIMSQQLVQKKADVLIGIATPAAQALANTTQEIPIILGAITDPVSAGLVKDNQKPGGNITGVSDQSPLSAQMDLLKELIPAAKKIGILYASSEENSRYQVAEAQKAAEAKGLTVKTYAVPSSNEIAQTVQVMTKETDVIYIPTDNTIANAMQTVVGEANRTKTPIIPSVDTMVEQGGLATVGINQHALGVQAGKMAAEVLSGKSQPATTPIYTFNTGDTIINEKQAQKLGITIPAELAKKSKLIN comes from the coding sequence ATGAAAAATAAACGTTTAACGTTTGTCGTGTCTTTATTAGCTATTTATTTAATTGGTGCTTTTTTTGTGAATCAAAAAGTGACAAATTCAAAGAAAGAAACAGTTACTGTAGGGGTTTTGCAGTTTGTCAGTCACCCCGCATTGGATGAAATTTATAAAGGTGTTGAAGAAGGGTTAAAGGAAAATGGCTACGACAAAGGCAAAAACTTAGAAATTATTTTTCAAAATGGTCAAGCCGACCAGAGTAAGTTAGCAATCATGAGTCAACAATTAGTACAAAAAAAGGCAGACGTTTTAATTGGTATCGCCACGCCAGCTGCGCAAGCGTTAGCCAACACTACCCAAGAAATCCCGATCATTTTAGGCGCCATTACGGACCCTGTTAGTGCTGGATTGGTGAAAGACAATCAAAAGCCAGGCGGTAACATCACGGGTGTTAGTGATCAATCACCTTTGTCAGCCCAGATGGATTTACTAAAAGAATTGATACCAGCTGCCAAAAAAATAGGTATTCTCTATGCTTCCTCAGAAGAAAACTCTCGATACCAAGTAGCTGAAGCGCAGAAAGCAGCTGAAGCCAAAGGATTGACAGTGAAAACATATGCTGTGCCATCAAGTAATGAAATAGCACAAACGGTTCAAGTGATGACTAAGGAAACAGATGTGATTTATATACCAACTGATAATACGATTGCTAATGCTATGCAAACGGTAGTCGGAGAAGCAAATCGAACCAAGACGCCGATTATTCCTTCGGTGGATACAATGGTAGAACAAGGCGGTTTAGCAACTGTTGGGATTAATCAACATGCGTTGGGGGTACAAGCCGGCAAAATGGCAGCAGAGGTTCTGTCTGGGAAAAGTCAACCAGCAACTACACCCATTTATACCTTTAATACAGGCGACACAATTATCAATGAAAAACAAGCTCAAAAGTTAGGGATTACGATTCCCGCAGAGTTAGCAAAAAAATCGAAATTGATTAACTAA
- a CDS encoding ABC transporter ATP-binding protein gives MKPVVELKNATKIIDNGMNEKKVILDHVNLAIYPGDFITVLGGNGAGKSTLFNSLAGTLTLTEGQFLIEGVNRTNLSEVKRAKSLARVFQDPKMGTAPRMTVAENLLLAMKRGQKRPLTLRKINEQRALFTKICQEVGNGLENHLDTPTGNLSGGQRQALSLLMATITKPELLLLDEHTAALDPKTSKQLMHLTEQRIEEGNLTCLMITHRMEDALRYGNRLIVLQKGKIVQDLNAAEKAQLTLQDLLLFFEEVE, from the coding sequence ATGAAACCAGTTGTTGAATTAAAAAATGCGACAAAAATCATTGATAATGGGATGAATGAAAAAAAAGTGATTTTGGATCATGTGAACTTAGCCATTTATCCTGGAGACTTCATTACTGTTTTAGGTGGAAATGGCGCAGGCAAGAGTACGCTATTCAATAGTTTAGCAGGAACTTTGACACTAACAGAAGGACAATTTTTAATTGAAGGAGTCAATCGCACCAATCTTTCTGAAGTCAAACGGGCCAAATCTCTAGCGCGTGTTTTTCAAGATCCTAAAATGGGGACAGCACCAAGAATGACTGTGGCAGAAAATTTATTGCTTGCCATGAAACGCGGACAAAAACGTCCCTTAACATTACGGAAGATAAATGAGCAACGCGCCTTGTTTACAAAAATCTGCCAAGAAGTTGGCAATGGCTTGGAAAATCATCTGGATACACCGACAGGTAACCTTTCTGGCGGTCAACGCCAAGCCTTAAGTTTATTAATGGCCACTATCACAAAACCAGAATTATTACTTTTAGATGAACATACTGCTGCCTTAGATCCCAAAACATCCAAGCAGTTGATGCACTTAACGGAACAACGGATTGAAGAAGGGAACTTAACTTGTTTAATGATTACCCATCGAATGGAAGATGCTTTACGATATGGCAATCGTTTAATTGTTTTACAAAAAGGTAAAATTGTTCAAGATTTAAACGCTGCTGAAAAAGCACAATTAACGCTACAAGATTTGTTGCTGTTCTTTGAAGAAGTAGAGTAA
- a CDS encoding ABC transporter permease, with protein MIVSAIGQGMLWALLGLGIFMTYRILNFPDMTTEGSFPLGGAVCVTAITTGVSPFVATLLGVGAGMLAGLVTGLLFTKGKIPIILAGILVMSGLNSVILFVMKSPNKSLLNQPKIQDVFQKMALPDYYDTIFLGISVLAVVMILLLFFFNTSLGQAYIATGDNEEMARSIGIQTDRMKILGLVLSNGLIGLSGALIAQNDGYADVSKGTGVIVIGLASLIIGEVLFGELTFGERLMAIVVGSIIYQLLILLVIKLGFDTTYLKIFSAVILAICLMIPQLKKALRLHGFSDKGETK; from the coding sequence ATGATTGTTTCAGCAATTGGACAAGGAATGTTATGGGCCTTGTTAGGACTAGGTATTTTTATGACTTATCGTATTTTAAATTTTCCAGATATGACCACAGAAGGTTCATTTCCGTTAGGAGGGGCGGTTTGTGTAACTGCCATTACAACAGGGGTTTCACCATTTGTAGCGACTCTTTTAGGGGTCGGAGCAGGAATGCTTGCCGGTTTAGTGACTGGTTTACTATTTACAAAAGGAAAAATTCCAATTATTTTAGCAGGAATTTTAGTGATGTCTGGTTTAAATTCCGTGATTTTATTTGTGATGAAATCGCCAAATAAGTCTTTATTAAACCAACCGAAGATTCAAGATGTTTTTCAAAAAATGGCCTTACCAGATTATTATGATACTATTTTTTTAGGGATTAGTGTTTTGGCTGTGGTAATGATTTTACTGTTATTTTTCTTTAACACTAGTTTAGGACAAGCCTATATTGCGACAGGTGACAATGAAGAAATGGCTCGCTCGATTGGCATTCAAACGGATCGCATGAAAATTTTAGGATTGGTTTTATCGAATGGCTTGATTGGCTTATCTGGCGCTTTGATTGCTCAAAATGATGGATATGCGGATGTAAGTAAAGGAACCGGTGTCATTGTGATTGGCTTAGCTTCACTCATTATTGGTGAAGTACTGTTTGGAGAATTAACGTTTGGTGAACGGTTGATGGCGATTGTTGTAGGGAGTATTATTTATCAACTATTGATTTTATTAGTGATTAAATTAGGCTTTGATACGACATATTTGAAAATCTTCTCAGCAGTGATTTTAGCAATCTGTTTAATGATCCCACAATTGAAAAAAGCATTACGACTACATGGCTTTTCTGATAAGGGGGAAACGAAATGA
- a CDS encoding threonine/serine exporter family protein — translation MELIFHLLFSFLATVTFGIITNIPRKALVACGITGMTGWMIYYLLTQTFDASQTFANFLGTVGLGIASIFFSRYKKMPMIIFYIPSLVPLVPGGPAYQAVRSILLGNIDDGLQLILKVVFTAAAIAAGFMVTSLLERIVKRFFPKRLFRLVKK, via the coding sequence ATGGAACTAATTTTTCATCTTCTCTTTAGTTTTTTAGCGACTGTGACGTTTGGTATTATTACGAACATTCCTCGTAAAGCACTGGTGGCTTGTGGCATTACTGGCATGACAGGCTGGATGATTTATTATCTCTTAACGCAAACTTTTGATGCTAGTCAAACCTTTGCAAACTTTTTAGGAACGGTCGGGTTAGGAATCGCTAGTATCTTTTTTTCCCGTTACAAAAAAATGCCGATGATTATTTTTTATATTCCGAGTTTGGTTCCTTTAGTGCCAGGAGGCCCTGCCTATCAAGCAGTTCGGAGCATTTTGTTAGGAAATATTGATGACGGTTTGCAGTTGATTTTAAAAGTTGTCTTTACTGCTGCAGCTATCGCAGCGGGCTTTATGGTGACATCGCTACTGGAACGAATTGTCAAACGTTTTTTCCCAAAGCGACTCTTCCGATTGGTCAAAAAATAA